The proteins below come from a single Metarhizium brunneum chromosome 1, complete sequence genomic window:
- the RAM2 gene encoding Protein farnesyltransferase/geranylgeranyltransferase type-1 subunit alpha, producing the protein MPPKAKAVTKPSNPEPKDTPGPGPETLNDRTSQRYYQTNPVEKRIEEAGFTGLTPAEKKVYSYTKLIQPIADHKIPLSNKTEREYWKQVTKEGLPIRRLRQGYCWGKDKTGHDIGAYQLDKFDQLLIKQAQLAALDIHHRQFLINRRKAIASGRDFLDEESAQEKSRRKDMATLNKDLYGEITGSLSNNLDWDDVIPIPHSEPDDALSKIAYPDDYAEATSYLRAVMAADECSPRCLRLTEHVISMNPAHYTVWLYRFKIIQTLNLPVPEEIEWLNQVALANLKNYQIWHHRQLLLDYYFPSIDGDEETIRALGRTETQFINNMLKEDSKNYHVWSFRQYLVTKLGMWNITELAATQNLIEDDVRNNSAWAHRFFLVFSDPSVATPDLPATMHDPKIPRSLIDREVDYAKEKIALAPQNQSSWNYLRGVLAKGGRDLSNVRDFSESFISNLGADSEDVKSSHALDLLVDVYHQAGDISKAILCLQRLWEKWDPVREGYWKYRASELEETKA; encoded by the exons ATGCCGCCCAAGGCGAAAGCAGTCACAAAGCCGAGCAATCCGGAGCCCAAGGACA CTCCTGGACCAGGTCCAGAAACACTGAACGACCGAACGTCTCAACGCTACTACCAGACGAACCCCGTTGAAAAGCGAATCGAAGAAGCTGGCTTCACCGGTTTAACGCCCGCGGAGAAGAAAGTATACAGTTACACAAAGCTCATTCAACCGATCGCCGATCACAAAATCCCATTGTCTAATAAGACGGAAAGAGAGTACTGGAAACAAGTCACGAAGGAAGGTCTGCCCATTCGCCGCCTTCGACAGGGCTACTGCTGGGGCAAGGACAAAACAGGTCACGATATTGGCGCATATCAGCTCGACAAGTTTGACCAGCTTTTGATCAAGCAAGCTCAACTGGCTGCTCTAGATATTCATCATCGTCAGTTTCTTATCAACCGACGCAAAGCAATCGCTAGTGGCAGAGACTTCTTGGACGAAGAATCAGCGCAAGAAAAGAGTAGACGGAAAGACATGGCTACCTTGAACAAAGATCTTTATGGCGAAATTACGGGTTCTCTCTCCAACAACCTAGATTGGGACGACGTGATCCCTATTCCTCACAGTGAACCCGACGATGCTCTATCTAAGATTGCCTACCCCGACGACTATGCCGAAG CCACTTCGTATCTTCGCGCTGTCATGGCTGCAGATGAGTGCTCTCCAAGATGTCTCCGCCTGACAGAACATGTCATTTCTATGAATCCTGCACACTACACCGTGTGGCTATATCGCTTCAAGATTATTCAGACACTTAACTTGCCCGTTCCTGAAGAGATCGAGTGGCTGAACCAGGTAGCCCTGGCGAATCTAAAGAATTACCAAATATGGCACCATCGCCAGCTTCTGCTAGACTATTACTTCCCCAGTATtgatggagatgaagaaacgATTAGGGCTTTAGGAAGAACCGAGACACAGTTCATTAACAATATGCTTAAAGAGGACTCGAAAAACTATCACGTTTGGTCTTTTCGGCAATACTTGGTCACGAAACTTGGCATGTGGAACATCACCGAACTCGCCGCGACGCAAAATTTGATTGAAGATGATGTAAGAAACAATTCTGCTTGGGCGCACCGTTTCTTTCTAGTCTTCTCGGACCCCAGTGTTGCCACGCCAGATTTACCTGCAACTATGCATGATCCAAAAATCCCCAGATCCCTCATTGACAGGGAGGTGGACTAcgcaaaagaaaagattgCTTTAGCGCCTCAGAACCAATCCAGCTGGAATTATCTCCGGGGGGTGCTCGCCAAGGGTGGACGAGACTTATCTAATGTTCGTGATTTCTCAGAGAGTTTTATATCCAACTTGGGTGCAGATAGCGAGGACGTAAAAAGTTCTCACGCTTTGGATTTATTGGTCGACGTCTATCACCAGGCTGGCGATATTAGCAAGGCTATTCTGTGTCTGCAAAGGCTTTGGGAGAAATGGGATCCAGTACGCGAGGGATATTGGAAGTATAGGGCGTCGGAACTGGAAGAGACAAAAGCATAG